The DNA region CAATAATTTTCATGGGATTATCTCTCTCAGGAATTGGCCTGGACTCTAATTTTTTGGGGGAGATTTTCCCAGCATGATTTATTTGTATAGAAAATAATAAGTTAGAGTAAAAAAAAGAAGGTTTTGTGTTACAGAACCAGCAAGTACGAAAGGAGGAAACATGACAAAAAAAGATAAAAGCAGAATCTTTTCCGGGATCGTTTTGATACTTCTGGGAATTTCGCTTTCTGGAGTGAATATTTTTAATGGATTTGGTGAAAACAGTATCTTGCTGTTGATTGGTGGATTATTCATCGCCTGGTATTTTTACAGTAATGCTTATGGACTTCTCATTCCCGGCTGCATTCTGGCTGGAATGGGATTAGCATCTTTTGACGGGCATCATTTCTGGAATTCACCTCATAACACCCAATTGGGTTTAGGTCTTGGTTTTATAGCAATTTACATCATCGATAGAGTGCACACAGGAAGAAGTCACTGGTGGCCCTTGATACCAGGTGGAATTATCACGCTTTCCGCTCTCAGTCATGGAGCTTTTGGCATTAGAATTGAAATGGCTTTATTTTGGCCTGTTGTCCTTATTCTTATCGGAATCTGGATCATTGGAAAATCTACAGGTCTGATACATAAGAAGAAAGAAAATGAAGAAATTCGTCCATTGAATAAAGATGAAAATAAATAAAAAAGTCTTAATACCAATCGCCAACGGAACAGAAGAACTGGAAGCTGTTGCTATTATCGATACACTTCGTCGCAGCGGAGCAGAAGTGGTTGTAGCTTCCATACAAGAGAAAATAATCACCGGAAGCTGTAAAACCAAAATAATTGCAGATAAATTGATCTCAGAATGTAAAGAAGAAGACTGGGATTTGATAGTATTGCCAGGTGGATTGCCCGGTTCAGAATACCTGCGAGATTCAAAGGAACTTACAACTCTTCTGAAGAAACAGGCTGCATCAGGAAAATTGTATGCTGCCATTTGTGCGGCTCCGGTTATTGTTCTACAACATCATGGACTGCTGGAAGGTAAAAAAGCGACCGTAAATCCAGCCTTGGCTGACAAAATGAAGAACAAAGCACATCTGAAAGAAAGAGTAGTTGTGGACGACAATTGCATTACCAGTCAGTCTCGTGGAACAGCTTTAGAATTTGCTGTAAAACTGATCGAACTTTTAATCGATAAAGATAAAGCAGATGAGATTGCTGAAAAAATGTTACTTCTCCAAAGCTGAAAAGGATTTACTGACAAATCAGTTGACAGCATAACTACCCGAAAAAAAATGCATTTTTGAAATTTTAATTAATATATATTTGTAGGAGATAGATGATGAAAAAAGGAATTCACCCTAAGTATGAAAAGGTTACAGTAACCTGTTCCTGTGGCAATACTTTTGAAACAAAATCGACAAGCAAGAATATTGAGAAGGTTGAAATTTGTTCTCAATGCCATCCTTTCTATACTGGTAAGCAGCGTAAACTTGCCAAAGAAGGACGTATAGAAAAATTTAACCAAAAATATAGTAAAGTTAACAAATAGCTAAAGAAGATTTTTTCGCACCACAATTGTATTTATTCTATGATTGTGGTGCGTTTTTATATAATATAAAATGAAAAATATAATTCGTCTTCCTGACGGTTCTCTTGGCTTTATTTGGAAAGGATCTCGTGAAAGTTCTTTCAGCTTTACATCGGATTTTGTAACTGAGATTCTTCAGAATGACGAAATTAAATAAAAATGGTAAATTTAATGAAAAATAAACAAAACTCTGAACAAAAAAAAGAAATCCAGGTTGGTGGTCAGGCAGTTATCGAAGGTGTGATGATGCGTGGGCCAAAATATCTGGCAACGGCTGTGCGCCGTAAAGACAAAAGTATCGAGATCAAAAAGCAGAAATTTGATTCTAAAACCAAGCAGAACAAGTTTTTTGGTTTGCCTATTATTCGAGGTTTTGTATCACTGGTAGAAATGATGATCATCGGTATTGGAACTCTTAGTTTTTCTGCTTCAAGAGCAGAATTGGACTGGGAAGATAAAGACAAAGAAAAGAAAAAGAAAAAATCTGAATCACGAGAAAAAACCGAAGAAATTTTCAGTTATATATTCGCTTTTGGTTTAGCATTTTTACTTTTTGCCTTCCTGCCCTACCGCATTGCCGAATGGCTGAATCTGGGTAAACAGAATATCTATTTCAATCTATTTGCTGGAGCAATCCGTATAATATTTTTTGTTCTCTACGTTTGGTTAATCAGCCTTATGAAAGATGTGAAGCGCATTTTTGAATATCATGGAGCCGAACATAAATCTGTATTTGCCTACGAAAGTGATACCGATCTTTCATTGGAAAGTATTCAAAAATTTGGAACTCAACATCCCCGCTGCGGAACCAGTTTCATGTTTTTTGTTTTACTTATTTCTATTTTAGTATTTTCCATCGTGGATACTCTGGTTGCCTATTTTTGGAAGACTCCAACTTACATTGTCAGATTAGCTTATCATATTTTAATGATCCCTTTCATTTCAGGAATTTCTTACGAAGTACTGAAACTTTCCGGTAAGAATATCAAGCATCCTCTGGTAAAATTGATGACAGCACCCGGACTTGCTTTGCAGAAAATCACTACCCAGCCACCCGATAACGAGCAGGTGGAAGTAGCTGTGATCGCTATGAAATGTGCTTTGGAAATGGATATTTCCGAATATGAAAATGTTACTTTTATCGAGGAAAATAAATGATCCCGGAAGAAAGAATAAAAGAAATTAAAGCTGAATATGAAGAATTGAAAGTGGATATCATGGATCCCGGTAAAATGTCGGATCGCAGATATTACAGCAAGATTTCCAGGCAATTCAAATATCTGGAAGAAATTCTTCAATGCTATAAAGTTGTAAAGGAGCTGGATAAATCACTTACCGAAACCAAGGAAATGATCCAAAATGAATCCGATCCTGAAATGAAGGAACTGGCCCGTGAAGAAGTAGAAAATCTGGAAGCGAAATTCAACAAGAAATTTGAAGAATTGAAAGATCTTTTAGCACCTCGCGATCCTAACGACGACAAAGATGCGATCGTGGAAATTCGTGCTGGATCTGGTGGTGATGAAGCTGCAATATTTGTAGCAGATCTCTACCGGATGTATTGCTACTACGCCGATAAACAAGGTTGGAAGAAAACTATTATTTCTTCAAATCCAATCGGAGTGGGCGGCTACAAAGAAATTATTTTCTCACTTTCCGGTAACAACGTTTATGGAACAATGCGCTTTGAAAGCGGTGTTCATCGAGTTCAGCGAGTTCCGGTAACGGAATCTCAAGGCCGAGTTCACACTTCTGCCATCAGCGTGGCAGTGCTGCCCGAAGCCGATGATGTGGAAATTGAAATAGATCCTAACGATTTAAAAATTGATGTTTACCGTTCCAGTGGTCATGGTGGACAAAGTGTGAATACGACCGATTCCGCCGTGCGAATCACTCACCTTCCTACAGGATTGGTCGTAACCTGCCAGGATGAGAAATCTCAACTGAAAAATAAAGCTAAAGCTATGAACGTTTTACGTTCCCGACTTCTGGATATGGAAATCTCCAAGCAGGAAGCTGAAATTTCGGCTGCCAGGAAATCTCAGGTTGGTACAGGAGACCGCAGTGCGAAGATAAGAACCTACAATTTTCCACAATCTCGCGTTACCGATCACAGAATAAATTTGACATCTTACAAACTAAATAACATA from Candidatus Cloacimonadota bacterium includes:
- a CDS encoding DUF1385 domain-containing protein, with translation MKNKQNSEQKKEIQVGGQAVIEGVMMRGPKYLATAVRRKDKSIEIKKQKFDSKTKQNKFFGLPIIRGFVSLVEMMIIGIGTLSFSASRAELDWEDKDKEKKKKKSESREKTEEIFSYIFAFGLAFLLFAFLPYRIAEWLNLGKQNIYFNLFAGAIRIIFFVLYVWLISLMKDVKRIFEYHGAEHKSVFAYESDTDLSLESIQKFGTQHPRCGTSFMFFVLLISILVFSIVDTLVAYFWKTPTYIVRLAYHILMIPFISGISYEVLKLSGKNIKHPLVKLMTAPGLALQKITTQPPDNEQVEVAVIAMKCALEMDISEYENVTFIEENK
- the rpmE gene encoding 50S ribosomal protein L31 — encoded protein: MKKGIHPKYEKVTVTCSCGNTFETKSTSKNIEKVEICSQCHPFYTGKQRKLAKEGRIEKFNQKYSKVNK
- a CDS encoding DJ-1/PfpI family protein, yielding MNKKVLIPIANGTEELEAVAIIDTLRRSGAEVVVASIQEKIITGSCKTKIIADKLISECKEEDWDLIVLPGGLPGSEYLRDSKELTTLLKKQAASGKLYAAICAAPVIVLQHHGLLEGKKATVNPALADKMKNKAHLKERVVVDDNCITSQSRGTALEFAVKLIELLIDKDKADEIAEKMLLLQS
- the prfA gene encoding peptide chain release factor 1, whose translation is MIPEERIKEIKAEYEELKVDIMDPGKMSDRRYYSKISRQFKYLEEILQCYKVVKELDKSLTETKEMIQNESDPEMKELAREEVENLEAKFNKKFEELKDLLAPRDPNDDKDAIVEIRAGSGGDEAAIFVADLYRMYCYYADKQGWKKTIISSNPIGVGGYKEIIFSLSGNNVYGTMRFESGVHRVQRVPVTESQGRVHTSAISVAVLPEADDVEIEIDPNDLKIDVYRSSGHGGQSVNTTDSAVRITHLPTGLVVTCQDEKSQLKNKAKAMNVLRSRLLDMEISKQEAEISAARKSQVGTGDRSAKIRTYNFPQSRVTDHRINLTSYKLNNILLGDLDEFIEALKIAYKNEMMNG